The proteins below come from a single Eubacterium limosum genomic window:
- a CDS encoding trimethylamine methyltransferase family protein, whose protein sequence is MTRNFYSNLFTRKEDIELIHDKSLYLLANKGILFDNEEARDILAKAGCKVDGKIVYIDKDLVEKCVALVPKTFDMYSRGMKFTTGVGQEMMVQSSLGPVNVLDNGEYRKANAEDYINFIKIHQDSDIMHLIDADIVVPNDIPTKIHTEWTTLANLKYSDKLIGGHNGTKERCEKFIKLVQDFNDDHEHCQTITLATNSAPFAWNKEMCDTIITYARMGQALVITGVGLAGMTSPPTLASTTVQNNTELLAGLVLSQLVQPGAPVIYQLSSLECDLRYSLCVCGGPETFQSFCTMRELADFYGLPCRANGCLADAKQDDYQSGAESMLICLSGYMVEPEQLYMLGGILDSYGALGYEKYMLDEQTARIVKHLLKGTTINDQTLLMDKMEKVEHKTNYIARTNKLYKADYFLPPLYNRQSIGNWEAAGSPTVQELARQAWKDRVANYELPTKLEAFQEKLIADLIPEEFMF, encoded by the coding sequence ATGACACGTAACTTTTATTCCAATTTATTCACTCGCAAAGAGGACATTGAACTCATTCACGACAAAAGCTTATATCTGCTCGCAAATAAGGGGATTTTATTTGATAACGAAGAAGCTCGTGATATTTTAGCAAAAGCAGGCTGTAAAGTAGACGGCAAGATCGTTTATATCGACAAAGACCTGGTTGAAAAATGTGTGGCTCTGGTTCCAAAGACCTTTGATATGTATTCAAGAGGTATGAAATTCACAACAGGCGTTGGGCAGGAAATGATGGTTCAGTCTTCACTGGGTCCAGTCAATGTTCTGGATAACGGCGAATACCGCAAGGCCAACGCAGAAGATTATATCAACTTCATTAAAATTCATCAGGACAGCGACATCATGCACCTGATCGACGCGGACATCGTCGTACCAAACGATATTCCGACAAAGATCCATACCGAATGGACCACCCTGGCAAACTTGAAATACTCCGATAAATTAATCGGCGGTCACAACGGTACAAAAGAACGCTGTGAAAAATTCATCAAGCTGGTTCAGGACTTCAATGACGATCACGAACATTGCCAGACCATTACGCTGGCCACCAACTCCGCTCCATTTGCATGGAACAAGGAAATGTGTGATACCATCATCACCTACGCCAGAATGGGCCAGGCCCTGGTTATCACAGGCGTTGGCTTAGCCGGTATGACTTCCCCACCGACCCTGGCTTCCACCACTGTTCAGAACAACACCGAACTGCTGGCCGGCCTTGTGTTATCTCAGCTTGTTCAGCCGGGCGCACCGGTTATCTACCAGTTAAGCTCTCTTGAATGTGACTTAAGATACTCTCTGTGCGTATGCGGCGGACCGGAAACCTTCCAGTCCTTCTGTACCATGCGTGAACTGGCAGACTTCTACGGACTGCCCTGCCGCGCCAACGGCTGTCTCGCGGACGCCAAACAGGATGACTATCAGAGCGGCGCTGAATCCATGCTGATCTGCTTATCCGGCTATATGGTAGAACCTGAACAGTTATACATGCTCGGCGGCATCTTAGATTCCTACGGCGCTTTAGGCTATGAAAAATATATGCTCGACGAACAGACTGCCCGTATTGTCAAACATCTCTTAAAGGGAACCACCATCAATGACCAGACACTCCTGATGGACAAAATGGAAAAAGTTGAACATAAAACAAACTACATCGCCCGTACCAACAAACTGTACAAGGCAGACTATTTCCTGCCGCCACTGTACAACCGCCAATCCATCGGCAACTGGGAAGCTGCCGGCAGTCCAACTGTACAGGAACTGGCTCGTCAGGCATGGAAAGACCGCGTAGCCAACTACGAACTACCGACCAAACTTGAAGCATTCCAGGAAAAACTGATTGCAGACTTGATTCCTGAAGAATTCATGTTCTAA
- a CDS encoding MFS transporter, whose amino-acid sequence MMNNSVTNKDNLSKFRTMLIVFLVSFGSAVLFQIIYFRFSFYDTMMTSLNINNAQLGATGGIYGLVATICYLPGGIIADKIRAKYLASIGFFTTAAVICWFATLPSYTSIMIIFGLLGVTSTLIFWGIRYKLIRLVSDDTTYSRNIGLSYGIYGVGGLLLGFVSQQIFNAFVSDSAAGFVVVLIVSAILNVIFGIATLLFVPKFDDEIKDGQGFNLNEFKEAIKHPGVWLTTASMFFVYCAYAAMAYTTPYLTDVFGASMGITSTVGMIRTYGIALLSAPIIGSIATKINSPAKVLILIMALTAICSAILIFLPTTAALLMIAIVLILAIGFFLTGAYGVASSQFTESAVPTTIFGAATGILSVIAFIPDMFVPVITGNWLDQHPGMLGYQMSFGCFLIAASVIAVLCSVAVRIYVKKKNIQPENK is encoded by the coding sequence ATGATGAATAACAGTGTTACCAACAAGGATAACTTAAGCAAATTCAGGACAATGCTGATTGTGTTCCTGGTCAGCTTCGGTTCTGCCGTTCTTTTTCAGATTATTTACTTCCGTTTTTCATTTTACGACACCATGATGACCAGCCTGAACATTAACAATGCCCAGCTCGGCGCTACCGGTGGTATCTATGGCCTGGTCGCCACGATCTGCTATCTTCCGGGTGGGATTATCGCAGACAAAATCCGGGCAAAATACCTCGCTTCGATTGGTTTTTTCACTACCGCTGCCGTTATCTGCTGGTTTGCGACGCTTCCGTCTTACACCAGCATCATGATTATTTTTGGCCTTCTCGGTGTTACCAGTACCCTTATTTTCTGGGGTATCCGTTATAAACTGATCCGTCTGGTCAGCGATGACACCACCTATTCTCGAAATATTGGCCTGAGCTACGGGATCTACGGCGTCGGCGGTCTGCTTCTGGGCTTCGTCTCACAGCAGATTTTTAACGCTTTCGTATCCGATTCTGCGGCTGGTTTTGTGGTTGTCTTAATTGTCAGCGCTATTTTAAATGTTATTTTTGGTATCGCCACCTTGCTCTTTGTTCCAAAATTTGACGATGAAATCAAAGATGGACAGGGTTTTAACCTCAATGAATTTAAAGAGGCCATCAAGCATCCTGGCGTTTGGCTGACCACTGCGTCCATGTTCTTTGTCTACTGCGCCTACGCCGCAATGGCCTACACGACACCATACCTGACGGATGTTTTCGGCGCTTCCATGGGCATTACCTCAACCGTCGGCATGATCCGTACTTACGGGATCGCTTTGCTTTCTGCGCCGATCATTGGCAGCATTGCTACAAAAATCAATTCGCCGGCCAAGGTATTAATTCTGATTATGGCCTTAACTGCTATCTGCTCAGCCATTCTGATTTTCCTACCGACAACGGCTGCGCTTTTAATGATCGCCATTGTTTTAATTCTGGCCATTGGTTTCTTCCTGACCGGCGCTTACGGCGTTGCCTCCTCCCAGTTTACCGAATCCGCTGTGCCAACCACTATCTTCGGCGCCGCTACGGGTATCCTGTCGGTTATCGCCTTTATTCCTGATATGTTTGTACCGGTTATCACTGGTAACTGGCTGGATCAGCATCCAGGTATGCTTGGCTATCAGATGAGTTTTGGCTGCTTCTTGATTGCGGCTTCTGTCATTGCAGTACTCTGCTCTGTGGCTGTTCGCATCTATGTTAAGAAAAAGAATATTCAACCTGAAAATAAATAG
- a CDS encoding BCCT family transporter: protein MKKFKIDKWAIIITLVIVLALSIYIVLLPEQATSTLNNLRVFTTSKMGFYFVLITIGIFAVNISLAFSKYGNIKLGKGDPNYKTFSWIAMIFCATMGTSILYWATLEWVYYYTGPPMGLDPQSMAAAEVAVSYSFFHWGIPAWGIYAIGTIPIAYRYYIRQKDGLSLAGGCEGVTGGKPVWNKIINIVFIFGIVSGIIISFGTGIPMLVNNLHNSVGTPDTFIMQVIMVVVVTFIFTLSSYAGLDKGMKFCSDSTTYLFFILLAFVFIFGNPLFQIENTIKSLGLMINNFVPMIFETEPIVKTGFTADWTVFYWAWWITLAPWMWIFIAKISKGRTIKQVVLTISLAGLISTVLFFGILSNYGLNLQLTGQFDFVSILQNQSPEQVISSAIMALPLGKIVLFVWFIVGLMLLVTTLDSAVFTLAAASVTNLKTDEIPPKSLKLFWAVIIAAIPLCLMFAKAPLDSLKSTIIITALPVSITLIFCIISIFKWLKQDYGDMTRDEITRKEKETVPDFPEKEPLSPSSCEKASVIDALNEHE from the coding sequence ATGAAAAAATTTAAAATCGACAAATGGGCTATTATTATTACGCTGGTCATCGTGCTGGCACTCAGTATCTACATTGTACTCCTGCCGGAACAGGCAACTTCAACGCTCAATAACCTGCGCGTTTTTACAACATCCAAAATGGGTTTTTACTTTGTTTTGATTACCATTGGCATTTTTGCTGTAAACATCAGCCTTGCCTTCTCTAAATATGGAAATATCAAACTCGGCAAGGGCGATCCAAACTACAAAACCTTTAGCTGGATTGCCATGATCTTTTGTGCCACCATGGGCACCAGTATTCTGTACTGGGCCACATTGGAATGGGTTTATTACTATACTGGTCCGCCGATGGGGCTGGACCCGCAGAGTATGGCCGCCGCGGAGGTTGCCGTATCCTACAGTTTTTTCCACTGGGGTATTCCCGCCTGGGGGATATATGCCATTGGCACCATTCCCATTGCTTACCGCTACTACATCCGCCAGAAAGACGGCCTTTCTCTGGCCGGCGGCTGTGAAGGGGTTACAGGCGGAAAGCCTGTCTGGAATAAAATCATCAATATCGTTTTTATTTTTGGTATTGTATCCGGCATTATCATCAGCTTTGGAACAGGGATTCCAATGCTGGTCAACAATCTGCACAACAGCGTTGGGACGCCTGATACCTTCATTATGCAGGTAATCATGGTGGTGGTCGTCACTTTTATCTTTACGCTCAGCTCATATGCGGGTCTTGACAAGGGAATGAAGTTCTGTTCAGATTCTACAACATACCTCTTTTTTATCCTTCTGGCTTTTGTATTCATCTTCGGGAATCCTTTATTCCAGATTGAAAATACCATTAAAAGTCTCGGGCTCATGATCAATAACTTTGTTCCGATGATCTTTGAGACAGAACCCATTGTCAAAACCGGATTTACTGCGGACTGGACGGTCTTTTACTGGGCCTGGTGGATTACACTGGCGCCTTGGATGTGGATTTTTATCGCAAAAATCTCCAAGGGCCGCACCATCAAGCAGGTCGTGCTTACCATATCCCTGGCCGGTCTCATCAGCACGGTGCTGTTCTTTGGTATTCTTTCAAACTACGGCTTGAATTTACAGCTGACCGGACAGTTTGACTTTGTCTCAATTCTGCAGAACCAGAGTCCTGAACAGGTCATCTCATCGGCCATTATGGCCTTGCCGCTCGGCAAAATCGTGCTCTTTGTCTGGTTCATCGTCGGCCTGATGCTGCTGGTCACCACATTGGACTCCGCTGTGTTTACACTGGCGGCAGCCTCAGTCACCAACCTGAAAACCGATGAAATCCCGCCTAAGAGTCTGAAGCTTTTCTGGGCTGTCATCATCGCTGCGATTCCGCTGTGCCTGATGTTCGCCAAGGCTCCGCTGGATTCGCTTAAATCGACCATTATCATTACGGCGCTTCCGGTTTCCATCACGCTGATTTTCTGTATCATTTCCATTTTCAAATGGCTGAAGCAGGATTACGGCGATATGACAAGGGATGAAATCACCCGCAAGGAAAAGGAAACGGTTCCTGACTTCCCTGAAAAAGAACCGCTCTCCCCGAGTTCATGTGAAAAAGCAAGTGTGATCGATGCTTTGAATGAACACGAGTGA
- a CDS encoding BCCT family transporter: MKKYKIDKWAIIITLALVAVFSVYIILMPTAATEILNNIRIFITTKMGVYFIVITIGIFVFNFAVAFSKFGNIKLGKDKPEYKTFSWIAMIFCATMGAALLYWAVLEWVYYYITPPEGITPESIAAAQVAVSYNFFHWGVPAWGIYAIGTIPLAYRFYVRRQEGLSLANGCEGVTGGRPIWNKIINIIFIFGIVSGIILTFGTGVPMLVNNLHTSLGTPDNFIMQVVMVIAVTIFFTASSYAGLDKGMKFCSDSTIYLCFFLLAYVFIFGGPQFQLENTIKSFGMMLTNFVPMITETEPIVKTGFTADWTVFYWAWWITLAPWMWIFIAKISKGRTIKEVILCITGAGMLSTLLFFGVLSNYGLQLQLTGSFNFVEILQTQSPEQVISTVIAALPLGKIVLLVWFLTGTMLLITTLDSAVFTLSAASIKNIKDDEIPPNHLKLFWAIVISAIPLCLMFAKAPLDSLKSAIIISALPVSVTLILCVVSLYKWMKKDFGSLTRAQIIEKEKDPTPDFEPGDFTLPEKGKKPKEEETLTE; the protein is encoded by the coding sequence ATGAAAAAATATAAAATTGACAAATGGGCAATCATTATCACTCTGGCACTGGTTGCTGTCTTCAGTGTATATATTATACTGATGCCTACAGCAGCGACGGAAATTCTGAATAATATTCGAATTTTCATTACAACCAAGATGGGCGTTTACTTTATTGTAATCACCATCGGTATCTTCGTCTTTAACTTTGCCGTGGCTTTTTCCAAATTTGGGAATATCAAACTTGGCAAAGATAAACCGGAGTACAAAACCTTCAGCTGGATCGCCATGATCTTCTGCGCGACGATGGGTGCTGCGCTTTTGTACTGGGCCGTTCTCGAATGGGTCTATTACTACATTACGCCGCCTGAGGGCATTACACCTGAAAGTATTGCTGCCGCGCAGGTCGCTGTATCCTACAACTTTTTCCACTGGGGCGTTCCCGCCTGGGGAATCTATGCCATCGGCACCATTCCTCTTGCCTACCGTTTTTATGTCCGCAGACAGGAGGGCCTCTCCTTGGCAAACGGCTGTGAAGGTGTTACCGGCGGCCGGCCAATCTGGAATAAAATCATCAATATTATTTTTATTTTTGGAATCGTTTCAGGTATTATTTTAACCTTCGGAACAGGGGTTCCAATGCTGGTCAACAACCTGCACACCAGTCTCGGCACACCCGATAACTTTATCATGCAGGTCGTTATGGTGATTGCGGTCACCATATTCTTTACTGCCAGTTCCTACGCAGGGCTCGACAAAGGAATGAAATTCTGTTCAGACTCCACCATTTACCTGTGTTTCTTTTTACTGGCTTATGTCTTTATTTTCGGCGGGCCTCAATTCCAGCTGGAAAATACCATCAAGAGCTTTGGCATGATGCTCACCAACTTTGTGCCCATGATCACTGAAACCGAGCCCATCGTCAAGACCGGTTTTACAGCGGACTGGACAGTCTTTTACTGGGCCTGGTGGATTACGCTGGCGCCTTGGATGTGGATCTTCATTGCCAAAATCTCCAAAGGGCGCACCATCAAAGAGGTTATTCTGTGTATCACCGGCGCAGGCATGCTCAGCACGCTTTTGTTCTTTGGTGTATTATCCAACTACGGACTCCAGCTTCAGCTTACCGGTTCCTTTAACTTTGTTGAAATCCTCCAGACCCAGAGTCCGGAACAGGTTATTTCAACGGTTATCGCGGCCTTGCCGCTCGGTAAGATCGTCTTGCTTGTCTGGTTCCTCACTGGCACCATGCTGCTCATCACGACTCTGGATTCCGCTGTCTTTACTTTGTCTGCGGCTTCTATCAAAAACATCAAGGATGACGAAATCCCACCGAACCATCTCAAACTGTTCTGGGCCATTGTCATCTCCGCAATTCCACTGTGCCTGATGTTTGCTAAGGCGCCGCTGGATTCTCTGAAATCGGCCATTATTATATCAGCGCTCCCGGTGTCTGTAACACTCATCCTCTGTGTTGTATCTCTGTATAAATGGATGAAAAAAGACTTTGGCAGCCTGACACGGGCGCAGATTATCGAAAAGGAAAAAGACCCCACACCAGATTTTGAACCCGGCGATTTTACCTTACCCGAAAAGGGTAAAAAACCAAAAGAAGAGGAAACTCTGACCGAATAA
- a CDS encoding BCCT family transporter has product MKYRQIRWGVFLPPAILFIGCILWNLCDGAGFSALATAFYDWILNYFGWAFLLTAVVSLGVCVWIYFSPLGKVRIGGPTAKPKLTNWNWFTVTLGTTIAAGIVFWGAAEPVQHILYPPESSGITAMTAESARFAMAAIYRHWTVLPYAMYTLLAVMFAYGCYNMKASFSIGSMMAPLISEKRRGRINGLIDVVCVFSLVTGLSASLGIGTLSINSGLGRLFGLPSNPAVWLVIIVLVGGISVISAISGIKKGITLLSNINVGIYIFILLFILCFGGTLFIVSFGIEGAGEFLDTFFSGALFTGVLEHDPWTKNWTMYYFGNWMAWTPITAVFLGQISYGRTIREIIKMNLLLTALFSVLWFMIISGATVNILFNTPGCGLVEAYQLGYENVIYQLFKNLPMAELMVPVYLAAVLISFVTAADSSTVAITNLCCRQSKSETVDSPAYLKVVWGVIVGIVTWIMMGIGDGLTGIKMLSNIGGLAAMFLIIGVIASAVVLIRKTK; this is encoded by the coding sequence ATGAAATACAGACAAATTCGGTGGGGTGTTTTTTTGCCGCCGGCCATATTGTTTATTGGATGTATCCTTTGGAATCTTTGTGACGGGGCGGGTTTTTCCGCTCTGGCCACAGCTTTTTATGACTGGATTCTTAATTATTTCGGCTGGGCGTTTCTGCTGACAGCTGTGGTTTCCCTTGGCGTCTGCGTATGGATTTATTTTTCGCCGCTGGGCAAGGTTAGAATTGGCGGTCCCACGGCTAAACCAAAGCTTACGAACTGGAACTGGTTCACAGTAACGCTCGGGACGACCATTGCAGCAGGGATTGTATTCTGGGGAGCGGCTGAACCGGTACAGCATATTCTGTACCCTCCAGAATCAAGCGGTATCACTGCAATGACCGCAGAGTCGGCTCGTTTTGCCATGGCGGCAATTTACAGGCACTGGACGGTGCTGCCCTACGCCATGTATACCCTGCTGGCGGTGATGTTCGCCTATGGCTGCTATAATATGAAGGCTTCTTTTTCCATTGGGTCGATGATGGCGCCATTGATTTCTGAAAAGCGCCGGGGAAGGATAAACGGACTCATTGATGTGGTCTGTGTTTTTTCACTGGTGACAGGTCTTTCAGCGTCCCTTGGCATTGGAACCTTAAGCATTAACAGTGGTTTGGGCAGGCTTTTTGGTTTGCCGTCTAACCCGGCGGTCTGGCTTGTGATTATTGTCCTTGTAGGCGGGATTTCTGTTATCTCGGCCATTTCAGGTATAAAAAAAGGGATTACACTTTTATCAAATATCAATGTTGGAATATACATTTTTATTCTTTTGTTTATCCTGTGCTTTGGCGGGACGCTCTTTATTGTATCCTTTGGGATTGAAGGAGCAGGGGAGTTTTTAGATACTTTTTTCTCCGGCGCACTCTTTACGGGTGTCTTGGAGCATGATCCCTGGACTAAGAACTGGACCATGTACTATTTTGGTAACTGGATGGCCTGGACGCCCATCACGGCTGTGTTTCTCGGGCAGATCAGCTATGGAAGAACTATCCGGGAGATCATAAAAATGAATCTGCTTCTTACGGCACTGTTCAGTGTCTTGTGGTTTATGATTATCTCCGGCGCAACGGTAAATATTCTGTTTAACACGCCGGGATGTGGATTAGTGGAGGCCTACCAGCTGGGCTATGAGAATGTTATTTACCAGCTTTTCAAAAATCTGCCAATGGCGGAGCTCATGGTCCCGGTTTATCTTGCGGCAGTATTGATCTCCTTTGTGACTGCGGCGGATTCTTCGACGGTTGCCATTACCAATCTGTGCTGCCGCCAGTCAAAAAGCGAAACAGTGGACAGTCCGGCATACCTCAAGGTTGTGTGGGGCGTCATTGTCGGTATCGTTACATGGATTATGATGGGGATCGGTGACGGGCTGACAGGAATAAAAATGCTGTCCAATATCGGCGGTCTGGCAGCGATGTTTCTGATCATCGGCGTTATTGCCAGCGCCGTGGTTTTAATAAGGAAAACGAAATAA
- a CDS encoding MFS transporter codes for MDSTAKNSKVKKYVALFALILAGSTIYELPYLSYNYYDVILEAMNISNSQLGLLMSIFGFISMIGYFPGGYLADRLSARKLIAFSLVGTGALGLLLSTYPSYPVLVFIYVMYGVLSSLTFWAAMLKATRQLGDSSEQGRLFGMRESGTGIMPVLYGMVILFIFNTTGANYLALRWVIIGYAILAIIGGVFAWFGLNDNKPTDNPEEKTGASVKDLVKVVKMPKLWLLSIVVFSVCSIYASYSYLTPYLTEFFGLSASTAAFLGILRIYGMAIVGGLISGFIADKIGSNIKVIFFTSVIPVICYAAYMIIPNNPQYLGVFIAFMLATGLSMFMLRGIYFAAIDELKIPLSYSGTAMGFVSLVGFIPEAYIYSLIGNWMDKYPGIGGYQHIFVYMIVVTAIGLVAAGVLFRQIRKSKEQTAEVE; via the coding sequence ATGGATAGCACTGCTAAAAACTCGAAAGTTAAAAAGTATGTGGCACTTTTTGCATTGATTCTTGCGGGAAGTACAATTTATGAACTTCCCTATTTGAGCTATAATTATTATGACGTGATTCTGGAGGCCATGAATATTTCAAATTCTCAGCTTGGTCTGCTGATGAGTATTTTTGGTTTCATCTCAATGATTGGTTACTTTCCTGGCGGTTACCTGGCTGACCGCCTGTCTGCCAGAAAGCTGATTGCCTTCTCACTGGTGGGAACAGGCGCTCTTGGACTGCTATTGTCAACGTATCCGTCTTACCCTGTGCTTGTTTTTATTTATGTTATGTACGGTGTTCTTTCATCATTGACCTTCTGGGCTGCTATGCTGAAGGCCACAAGACAGCTGGGCGACAGCAGCGAGCAGGGAAGACTGTTTGGAATGCGCGAAAGCGGAACGGGTATTATGCCAGTGCTCTATGGGATGGTAATACTGTTCATCTTTAACACCACCGGGGCCAACTATCTGGCGCTGCGCTGGGTTATTATAGGCTATGCGATTTTAGCCATCATCGGAGGTGTTTTTGCATGGTTTGGCCTGAATGATAATAAACCGACGGATAACCCGGAAGAAAAAACAGGAGCGTCTGTCAAAGATCTTGTCAAGGTTGTTAAAATGCCGAAGCTCTGGCTTTTATCCATTGTTGTCTTTTCTGTCTGTTCCATTTATGCGTCTTACTCTTATTTAACCCCCTATTTAACAGAATTCTTTGGACTGTCAGCCTCGACAGCCGCATTTCTGGGAATTCTGCGTATTTATGGAATGGCGATTGTAGGCGGTCTCATCAGTGGTTTTATTGCGGATAAGATCGGTTCAAACATTAAGGTGATCTTTTTCACCTCCGTTATCCCGGTTATCTGCTATGCTGCGTATATGATCATTCCGAATAATCCTCAGTATCTTGGCGTATTTATCGCTTTTATGCTGGCAACAGGACTTTCAATGTTCATGCTCAGAGGGATCTACTTTGCAGCCATTGATGAACTGAAAATTCCGCTGTCCTACAGCGGTACAGCAATGGGCTTTGTCTCTCTGGTCGGCTTCATTCCAGAAGCTTATATTTATAGCCTGATCGGTAACTGGATGGATAAATATCCTGGAATTGGCGGATATCAGCATATCTTTGTGTACATGATTGTGGTGACCGCCATTGGGTTAGTAGCGGCTGGTGTTTTGTTCAGACAAATTCGGAAAAGTAAAGAACAGACAGCGGAAGTGGAGTAA
- a CDS encoding trimethylamine methyltransferase family protein translates to MKKFSHYVSKENIERIHEESLRILKEVGVRFEHPKALELFKEHGAEIEEDIVFISEDLVNQAVAQCPETFELYSTKGSVTIGDGSRVNMPACGAVYVEDHNSIRRMRNEDTINIFKLASTSPATDYNYMDYFADTTNFTKEQKIFSNVGMLLKYSPQIACFDPDTFSVPHEELFDTTVKSLKIIKAFEGVEEQERYVNSFCVNSLSPLCYDFAPIEKMLAFCAEKQPIWFTPCAMPALTSPPSVFATVSLTNAEILAGLTLAQLACPGVPVIYGNTSASTDLRSILLSIGSPETALMVYAAVAMADYYKMPCRSGGSLSDAKDLDYQTGAESMLVLNATYESGVDLILHACGIMGSFNIFSYEKYMLDEDTLLYARRMAAGIDTSEEKGCFDLIRKIGPRGSYLKGRTPKMYREEFVMPKFFNKQDPNVWQNEGRHSLKEVAENVVKERIASYQPPEITKEQNDIVAPYIPEEYRENI, encoded by the coding sequence TTGAAGAAATTTAGTCATTATGTTTCGAAAGAAAATATCGAGCGCATCCACGAAGAGTCACTAAGAATTTTAAAAGAGGTCGGCGTACGTTTTGAGCATCCAAAAGCTTTAGAATTATTCAAAGAGCATGGTGCAGAGATTGAGGAGGACATTGTTTTTATAAGCGAAGATTTGGTGAATCAGGCCGTAGCACAGTGTCCAGAGACCTTTGAGCTGTATTCGACAAAGGGGTCTGTCACCATTGGCGATGGCAGCCGCGTTAATATGCCTGCCTGTGGTGCAGTATATGTCGAGGACCATAATTCCATCCGCCGTATGCGCAATGAGGATACCATCAATATTTTCAAACTGGCGTCTACCAGTCCGGCAACAGATTATAATTACATGGACTATTTCGCGGATACTACTAATTTTACAAAAGAACAGAAAATTTTTTCGAATGTTGGCATGCTTTTAAAATACAGCCCGCAGATCGCCTGCTTTGACCCGGATACCTTTTCAGTACCGCATGAGGAGCTTTTTGACACAACGGTAAAAAGCCTTAAAATCATCAAGGCCTTTGAAGGAGTAGAGGAACAGGAGCGCTATGTTAATTCCTTCTGTGTCAATTCCTTATCGCCGCTTTGCTATGATTTTGCACCTATTGAAAAGATGCTGGCCTTCTGTGCTGAAAAGCAGCCAATCTGGTTTACACCCTGCGCGATGCCGGCTTTAACCTCACCGCCATCTGTTTTTGCAACTGTAAGCCTGACCAACGCAGAAATACTGGCGGGCTTAACGCTGGCACAGCTTGCCTGTCCGGGAGTGCCGGTCATTTACGGAAATACCTCAGCCTCTACGGATTTGAGAAGTATTCTTTTGAGCATCGGATCACCGGAGACCGCTTTAATGGTCTATGCGGCTGTAGCCATGGCGGACTATTATAAAATGCCATGCCGAAGCGGCGGAAGCCTGAGCGACGCAAAGGATCTGGACTACCAGACTGGCGCGGAATCTATGCTGGTGTTAAACGCGACCTATGAATCCGGCGTTGACCTGATCCTTCACGCCTGCGGTATTATGGGCTCCTTTAATATCTTCAGCTACGAAAAATATATGCTGGATGAAGACACCTTGCTCTACGCAAGACGAATGGCCGCTGGAATTGATACCTCCGAAGAAAAAGGCTGCTTTGATTTGATCAGGAAAATCGGCCCGCGCGGCTCTTACTTAAAGGGCAGAACGCCAAAGATGTACCGCGAAGAATTTGTTATGCCAAAATTCTTTAACAAGCAAGACCCTAACGTATGGCAGAACGAAGGACGGCACTCCTTAAAAGAAGTGGCTGAAAATGTAGTAAAGGAAAGAATTGCCTCTTATCAGCCGCCGGAAATCACAAAAGAGCAGAACGATATTGTAGCCCCGTATATTCCTGAAGAATATCGGGAAAATATTTAG
- a CDS encoding TetR/AcrR family transcriptional regulator: protein MEYKKSKETRDKIFNLAKKSFYEIGFKKTTIRNIAKEAGINHALAYYHFNGKYDIAHHIVDEFHQKAEVAFNKLTANMSFEDPLLRLLALYRFGLREIYDNEWDFNFYVEVYQQSYYDSDLVENCVKILDFYHYPIDRKKIDIAVLSTSSSWGQLYTNEDVPYRDHFTHRDIMDSIDIMRWSYLGFEPDFIIDKIKQAEELLASLPIMNIRILEKQ from the coding sequence ATGGAATATAAAAAAAGCAAGGAAACCCGCGATAAGATTTTCAACCTTGCCAAAAAATCATTTTATGAAATTGGATTTAAAAAAACAACGATCCGTAACATTGCAAAAGAAGCCGGCATCAACCACGCATTGGCTTATTACCATTTCAATGGGAAATACGACATTGCCCACCATATTGTTGACGAATTTCACCAGAAGGCAGAGGTAGCCTTTAACAAACTGACGGCCAATATGTCGTTTGAAGATCCGCTTCTTCGCCTTTTAGCCCTCTACCGCTTCGGGCTGCGGGAAATTTATGATAACGAATGGGATTTCAACTTCTATGTCGAGGTTTATCAGCAATCCTACTATGACTCTGATCTTGTGGAAAACTGCGTTAAAATTCTGGATTTTTATCATTATCCCATCGACCGCAAAAAAATTGATATCGCGGTTCTGTCCACCTCCTCCTCATGGGGCCAACTGTATACCAACGAGGATGTTCCCTACAGAGACCACTTCACTCACCGGGATATCATGGATTCCATCGATATCATGCGATGGTCTTATCTGGGTTTTGAACCAGACTTTATCATTGATAAAATAAAGCAGGCTGAGGAACTGCTCGCATCTCTGCCCATTATGAATATCCGCATTTTAGAAAAACAGTGA